One region of Chlorobiota bacterium genomic DNA includes:
- a CDS encoding glutathionylspermidine synthase family protein codes for MLSYSEFAQQLVATNIISDPWLYGAERFRLEPVVLDSDLFGRICQMAQAVGRMHDELAQIIWNEPQFLDSYFHLTPFQRGMWLASGGRWHGIARVDCFVLQDGRVTFCEMNSDTPSGEAETVLINQLLHPSHHELQNPNAEFEERFVEMVLASGASVAVAGGGKPTIGILYPTDLPEDLSMIALYQEWFQRRGHRVVLGSPYNLHRLADGSITMFDVPIHTMIRHYKTDWWGERLPIWLDEPEFTDPDPLASQLIPLLEADAEGSIAVVNPFGSVLTQNKLAMAFFYDHIERFTPATQRAIVEYLPETRRLDDMPLGMPRRNDWVLKSDYGCEGDEVVLGPHVSDAVWEQSLRQSVPARWIAQRYFQPELIDGAVPNYGVYLIAGQPAGIFTRLSKQATDYTALVPPTFVR; via the coding sequence ATGCTTAGCTACTCCGAATTCGCCCAACAACTGGTGGCCACCAACATCATCAGCGACCCGTGGCTGTATGGCGCGGAGCGGTTCCGGCTGGAGCCGGTGGTGCTGGATTCCGATCTGTTTGGGCGGATATGCCAAATGGCTCAGGCGGTGGGAAGAATGCACGATGAGCTGGCGCAGATTATCTGGAACGAGCCGCAGTTCCTTGACAGCTATTTCCACCTTACGCCATTCCAGCGCGGGATGTGGCTGGCTTCCGGCGGACGCTGGCACGGCATTGCGCGGGTGGATTGCTTCGTGCTGCAGGATGGCAGGGTCACCTTCTGCGAAATGAACAGCGACACCCCAAGCGGCGAAGCCGAAACCGTGCTGATCAACCAGCTGCTCCATCCATCCCACCACGAACTCCAGAACCCGAACGCGGAGTTCGAAGAACGGTTTGTGGAGATGGTGCTGGCTTCCGGTGCGTCGGTTGCTGTTGCTGGCGGGGGGAAGCCAACCATCGGAATCCTGTACCCCACGGACCTTCCCGAAGACCTTTCGATGATCGCGCTCTATCAGGAATGGTTCCAGCGGCGTGGGCATCGCGTGGTGCTGGGGTCCCCCTACAACCTGCACCGGTTGGCCGACGGAAGCATTACCATGTTCGATGTTCCAATCCACACCATGATCCGCCATTACAAGACCGATTGGTGGGGCGAGCGGCTCCCGATTTGGTTAGACGAGCCAGAGTTCACCGACCCCGACCCGCTGGCATCGCAACTGATTCCGCTGCTGGAAGCCGATGCCGAGGGGAGCATTGCCGTGGTGAATCCGTTCGGATCGGTGCTGACGCAGAACAAGCTGGCAATGGCGTTTTTCTACGATCATATCGAGCGGTTCACCCCCGCCACGCAGCGGGCGATTGTGGAGTATCTGCCGGAGACGCGGCGGCTGGATGATATGCCGCTGGGAATGCCCCGCCGGAACGATTGGGTGCTGAAATCGGATTACGGCTGCGAAGGGGATGAGGTGGTGCTTGGCCCCCATGTTAGCGATGCCGTGTGGGAACAATCGTTGCGCCAATCGGTTCCGGCTCGCTGGATTGCGCAACGCTACTTCCAACCGGAACTGATTGATGGCGCGGTGCCGAACTACGGTGTTTATCTGATTGCCGGCCAGCCTGCCGGAATCTTCACCCGCCTAAGCAAACAAGCCACCGACTACACCGCACTGGTCCCACCAACGTTTGTTCGCTGA
- a CDS encoding DASS family sodium-coupled anion symporter: MHALDDDSTFADPSSSNALQPGHRLLRWGIVVACGVGIALIPAPEGISQQSWNLLAIFAATIVGSIVRPISSGAIVLIGVVATIIAGVMPGKDEAARVASALKGYADPIVWLVLAAFFISSGMVKTGLGRRIALLFIRALGRRSIGLGYSLIATDMLLASVIPSNTARSGGIIFPIARSVCHAYDSHPGPTAGRLGAFLMPLLYQCDVIICAMFLTGQASNALIAKFAKGETGLELGYAQWLLAAIVPGIVALLVVPFLLYRINPPQVKETPDAATFADGELKKMGKMGRSEWIMLAVFLLIGTLWMTKEFHSIHYSAVALLGIAVLLLARVLEWEELMAEREAWDVFIWYGGLVRMAEALSESGITRKFAEATATLTGGWEPWAALLLLVAIYFYAHYAFASITAHATAMYIPFIVVVMAAGAPPWIAVLLLAAASNLSAGLTHYGTTPAPIYFGAGYVTQRKWWQLGFAATAPALIIWGTIGVLWWKLLGLW, from the coding sequence ATGCACGCTCTGGACGACGACTCTACCTTTGCCGATCCTTCTTCATCGAACGCTCTTCAGCCGGGCCACCGCCTTCTCCGTTGGGGGATTGTTGTGGCGTGCGGCGTTGGCATTGCGCTGATTCCCGCGCCGGAAGGGATCAGTCAGCAATCGTGGAATCTGCTGGCAATTTTTGCGGCCACGATTGTTGGTTCAATCGTCCGCCCAATCTCAAGCGGTGCAATCGTGCTGATTGGGGTGGTGGCAACAATCATTGCCGGGGTGATGCCAGGGAAGGATGAAGCCGCACGCGTTGCCAGCGCGCTGAAAGGCTACGCGGACCCGATTGTCTGGCTGGTGCTTGCCGCCTTCTTCATCTCCTCGGGGATGGTGAAAACGGGGTTGGGGCGGCGGATCGCGTTGCTGTTCATCCGCGCGCTTGGCCGCCGCTCGATTGGGCTTGGCTACTCGTTGATCGCCACCGATATGCTTCTTGCTTCGGTGATCCCTTCCAACACGGCGCGCTCCGGCGGTATCATCTTCCCAATCGCCCGCAGCGTCTGCCACGCCTACGACTCCCACCCGGGCCCCACCGCTGGCCGGCTTGGTGCGTTCCTGATGCCGCTGCTGTATCAGTGCGATGTCATCATCTGCGCCATGTTCCTGACCGGCCAAGCAAGCAACGCGCTGATTGCCAAATTCGCCAAAGGGGAAACCGGGCTTGAGCTTGGATATGCCCAATGGCTTCTTGCCGCCATTGTTCCGGGGATTGTTGCGTTGCTGGTGGTTCCGTTCCTGCTGTATCGCATCAACCCGCCCCAAGTGAAGGAAACGCCCGACGCAGCAACCTTTGCCGATGGCGAGCTGAAAAAAATGGGGAAGATGGGCCGCTCGGAATGGATCATGCTTGCGGTGTTCCTGCTGATTGGAACCCTTTGGATGACCAAAGAATTCCACAGCATCCATTATTCCGCCGTGGCTCTGCTTGGCATTGCCGTGCTGCTGCTGGCGCGGGTGTTGGAGTGGGAGGAACTGATGGCCGAGCGGGAAGCGTGGGATGTCTTCATCTGGTACGGAGGGCTGGTGCGAATGGCCGAGGCCCTAAGCGAAAGCGGAATCACCCGCAAATTTGCCGAAGCCACCGCCACCCTTACGGGAGGTTGGGAACCGTGGGCCGCGTTGCTGCTGTTGGTGGCCATTTACTTCTACGCCCATTATGCATTTGCCAGCATCACCGCCCACGCCACCGCCATGTATATCCCGTTCATCGTTGTGGTGATGGCGGCCGGCGCGCCGCCGTGGATTGCGGTGTTGCTGCTGGCGGCGGCAAGCAACCTAAGCGCGGGGCTGACCCATTACGGCACAACCCCCGCCCCCATCTACTTCGGGGCCGGCTACGTCACCCAGCGGAAGTGGTGGCAGCTGGGGTTTGCGGCCACGGCCCCCGCGCTGATTATTTGGGGCACAATCGGAGTGCTGTGGTGGAAATTGCTGGGGTTGTGGTAG
- a CDS encoding DUF547 domain-containing protein, with protein sequence MQFLNSTALLSALLLVGCGGESYIRPPSQEPFSYQPWDSVLKQHVDNDGYVNYEGVRSDSAFWRFVGMLNGAKPSQLGKPEQLAFWINAYNALTFQLICDNLEKDGKKLASITDLAAGLVGAVSPLTSPWELEVAKIEGKTMTLQQIEDDYVRKLGDERIHFAINCASISCPKVMREAWTAENMDRLYAEGRAAYLSNPAENRFSGDTLYLSEIFISFYPDDFKKAEGSVAKYVAKYWPNAAEAKKIAEIPDANIQKLSYNWGLVSQENKKE encoded by the coding sequence ATGCAATTTCTCAACAGCACCGCGTTACTCTCGGCCCTGCTACTTGTTGGCTGCGGCGGCGAATCATATATCCGTCCACCAAGCCAGGAGCCATTCAGCTACCAACCCTGGGATTCGGTCCTGAAGCAGCACGTGGACAACGACGGCTACGTCAACTACGAAGGGGTGCGGTCCGACAGCGCGTTCTGGCGATTTGTGGGGATGCTGAACGGGGCAAAGCCATCGCAGCTTGGGAAGCCGGAGCAATTAGCGTTTTGGATTAACGCCTACAACGCGCTCACCTTCCAACTGATCTGCGATAATCTGGAGAAGGATGGGAAAAAACTTGCCAGCATTACCGACCTTGCCGCCGGCTTGGTGGGCGCGGTTAGCCCGCTAACCAGCCCGTGGGAATTAGAGGTCGCCAAGATTGAAGGAAAGACGATGACGTTGCAGCAAATCGAGGATGATTATGTTCGGAAATTAGGGGATGAGCGTATCCATTTTGCCATAAATTGCGCCTCCATCAGCTGCCCGAAAGTGATGCGGGAAGCGTGGACCGCCGAAAACATGGACCGCTTGTACGCCGAAGGGCGTGCGGCATATCTTAGCAACCCCGCCGAAAACCGTTTCAGCGGCGACACGCTCTATCTCTCAGAAATTTTCATCAGTTTCTACCCTGATGATTTTAAGAAGGCGGAAGGATCGGTGGCGAAGTACGTTGCCAAATACTGGCCAAACGCCGCCGAAGCAAAAAAAATAGCAGAAATACCCGATGCCAATATCCAGAAATTGAGCTATAACTGGGGACTGGTTTCGCAGGAAAATAAAAAAGAATAA
- a CDS encoding serine hydrolase, whose protein sequence is MVVLLVLLSTLSFVSCQTSNEQYWPDKEWESASPTARGMDSAMLDNLVNAISNEEYGYIKSLLIVKDGYLITERYFHDADTSMLLPLYSVTKSILGMAWGIAEQNGDVPPVDTPIEKVLPQYSALIQSEPLKSRITIHDLLTMTAGIDWVENNLREGEITDDFYNVLMSPDMPSYVLSKTMVDTPGMWFTYNSGCSILLSSIFTTSCGKKFGQYINQHIFNPIGIDSAFCQEVPSLTNMANGLFLTSREMARFGLLIARDGQWNNQEIIPREWVRRATTPSVFFDQSLLLTGYGYQWWLTKQKLSVGICDTITVHSALGWGGQMIAVVPKYDLVVVLTAALSDDELEEKHPVSILWHHILPAIIGKQANGSASPPVMAALRKPGAG, encoded by the coding sequence ATGGTGGTATTGCTTGTTCTATTATCCACCCTCTCCTTTGTATCCTGCCAAACATCCAACGAACAATATTGGCCCGATAAAGAATGGGAATCGGCATCGCCAACGGCGCGTGGCATGGACAGTGCAATGCTGGACAACTTGGTGAATGCAATAAGCAACGAAGAATATGGCTATATCAAAAGCCTGCTGATCGTAAAGGATGGCTACCTGATTACGGAGCGGTATTTCCACGATGCGGACACCTCAATGCTGCTTCCCCTGTACTCCGTCACAAAAAGCATTTTAGGAATGGCGTGGGGGATTGCCGAACAAAACGGAGACGTTCCGCCAGTGGATACTCCAATTGAGAAAGTATTACCGCAATATTCTGCACTTATTCAATCCGAGCCTCTAAAAAGCAGGATTACCATCCACGATTTATTGACAATGACCGCCGGCATAGATTGGGTGGAAAATAATCTGCGCGAAGGGGAAATCACGGATGATTTCTATAACGTGCTTATGAGCCCCGATATGCCATCATATGTTTTAAGCAAAACAATGGTTGACACCCCAGGGATGTGGTTCACGTACAATAGTGGCTGCTCAATACTCCTATCCTCCATTTTTACCACTTCCTGCGGAAAGAAATTCGGCCAATACATCAATCAGCATATTTTCAACCCCATTGGCATTGACAGTGCTTTTTGCCAAGAAGTTCCCTCCCTAACAAATATGGCCAATGGCTTATTTCTTACATCAAGGGAAATGGCAAGGTTCGGGCTGTTAATCGCTCGCGATGGCCAATGGAATAATCAAGAAATTATTCCCCGCGAGTGGGTTCGGCGTGCCACCACTCCATCTGTTTTTTTCGATCAAAGCCTGTTGCTAACCGGCTATGGATACCAATGGTGGCTCACAAAGCAAAAATTATCCGTTGGCATTTGCGATACCATCACGGTGCACTCGGCACTTGGTTGGGGTGGGCAAATGATTGCGGTGGTGCCGAAATACGACCTGGTGGTGGTGCTCACCGCAGCACTATCTGATGATGAATTGGAGGAGAAACACCCCGTGTCAATTCTGTGGCATCATATCCTGCCAGCCATTATCGGCAAGCAAGCAAACGGTTCGGCAAGCCCACCCGTCATGGCCGCCCTGCGGAAGCCTGGCGCGGGTTGA
- a CDS encoding AAA family ATPase: protein MDRALINFLNHGLLPFTGRKAELEQVLRFWRQTFDAHGLRTMMLVGEAGVGKSRLAEEAASQISLAGGVVMQARFYPDAATPLPALLARAVSRNQAAQQLLKSDPEETLSGVVSAIIRICGLRPTLLVLEDAHVLHGDGVSELAPLLERLADEPLSILLTARPVTLAARGLIERFLVDELHLTGISESDIAAMCTEIFGSNSLDQSAIRTLAEKTLGNAMAVRSALRGAVRPAQSAGGRAAASVAIDTRAFADQLERNVRLLSEGMVAHLTESEKATAATVAVLGEVFARETAAKLLPTFDAAINPLIFKGILSTPNASPSSLAEHRAVGTPLAFTHNLIHRHFVENHPHDPTMIVRLLAEKSTLYSILPLEILGKHLDSVTADAATCLEAIQSILTIAFVVDGTPMWRSSLVMWEIASRLAAQIRLGLQELAQRELEATLIRYRLQLLRREQAPEFTTLVERMLELTAEPIDETWGEYRLAVLIFQRRMLRRKHPERLAEQWKEVEQVVERFPALRYHMRYAGNLIDLGRAASTLRDPQLMRMVERKLHELQNDPATPEGFAHSAFVGVSPNLFWLYQTEAELQRRLDSIPELEEKTLPNRKTDLRIQKIGLYHEIGRVDEILADADRYLPLFRELGLRPEVMSCQLVTLNANAMLGGDLATLATQAEEVCANSPQPLKAPGRQLAGSILIRTALLRAEHQAAQQLREQFGVSNDSLTVTLTYLLDNDPINEIEGTATNLREPIELLARLQQQVAATPANLEAIQELAEAIVRHPILAIDDLVATHVLFRLIGTMPQEFKALPDRLRRALHDGLKRAVDHLERLRLPAMIAPMLKEFGHAFSKGELTAHRARLAALQREREAEQLASNEAAETRVKVMMFGTITVQRPGEEPERIRGAQLATLLGLMAANQMLARPLSHREFVALAIGNERDPDKVRKSLNFAVFRLREVVGSEAVDTTGEIPELNRDAVWIDIVEANQHLKEATRALKEGALLRAVPAIAAALRIGSGQVPFPTLYDEFFESAREDYENTVRETLIRVATLLAKEGDLPNAEELLEQAFGAMPDDEEIAELYRDVLLRQGKRTEATRVEMKLAEQEEA, encoded by the coding sequence ATGGACCGCGCACTTATCAACTTCCTGAACCACGGCCTGCTCCCTTTCACCGGAAGGAAAGCTGAACTTGAACAAGTGCTCCGATTCTGGCGCCAGACCTTCGATGCCCACGGGCTGCGAACAATGATGCTTGTGGGGGAAGCCGGCGTGGGGAAAAGCCGTTTGGCCGAAGAAGCCGCCTCGCAGATTTCCCTTGCCGGCGGCGTGGTGATGCAGGCCCGGTTCTATCCCGACGCAGCAACCCCGCTCCCGGCGTTGCTGGCGCGTGCGGTTTCCCGCAACCAAGCGGCCCAGCAACTGCTGAAATCCGATCCCGAAGAAACGTTATCGGGAGTGGTCTCGGCAATCATTCGCATCTGCGGGCTTCGGCCAACGCTGCTGGTGCTGGAGGATGCCCACGTCCTTCATGGCGATGGCGTAAGCGAACTTGCCCCGCTGCTGGAACGCCTTGCCGATGAACCCCTCTCCATCCTTCTCACCGCACGCCCCGTCACCCTTGCCGCGCGTGGCTTGATTGAGCGATTTCTTGTTGACGAACTTCACCTTACCGGAATCAGCGAATCCGACATCGCAGCGATGTGCACGGAAATTTTCGGCAGCAACTCGCTGGACCAATCGGCAATCCGAACCCTTGCCGAAAAAACATTGGGGAACGCAATGGCGGTCCGGTCCGCCTTGCGTGGTGCGGTCCGCCCGGCCCAATCGGCGGGGGGGCGCGCCGCTGCCAGCGTTGCCATTGATACCCGCGCCTTTGCCGACCAACTGGAACGGAACGTCCGGCTCCTGTCCGAGGGGATGGTTGCCCACTTAACGGAATCAGAAAAAGCCACCGCAGCAACAGTGGCTGTGTTGGGCGAGGTGTTCGCCCGCGAAACCGCCGCGAAGCTGCTGCCAACGTTTGATGCAGCAATCAACCCGCTGATCTTCAAAGGGATTCTTTCTACCCCAAACGCCTCCCCCTCTTCCCTTGCCGAACACCGCGCCGTCGGGACCCCGCTGGCATTCACCCACAACTTGATCCACCGGCACTTTGTGGAGAACCACCCCCACGACCCCACGATGATCGTGCGGCTGCTTGCCGAGAAAAGTACCCTGTACTCCATCCTCCCGTTGGAAATTTTGGGGAAGCATCTTGATTCCGTCACCGCCGATGCCGCCACCTGTTTGGAGGCAATCCAGTCCATCCTCACCATTGCCTTTGTTGTGGATGGCACCCCGATGTGGCGTTCCTCGCTGGTGATGTGGGAGATTGCCTCGCGGCTGGCAGCGCAGATCCGCCTGGGGCTGCAGGAGCTTGCCCAGCGCGAGCTTGAGGCAACGCTGATCCGCTACCGGCTGCAACTGCTGCGGCGCGAACAAGCCCCGGAGTTCACCACGCTGGTGGAGCGGATGTTGGAATTAACCGCCGAACCGATTGATGAAACGTGGGGTGAGTATCGCCTTGCCGTGCTGATCTTTCAGCGAAGAATGCTGCGCCGGAAACACCCCGAACGGCTGGCCGAGCAATGGAAAGAAGTTGAGCAAGTGGTGGAACGCTTCCCCGCGCTTCGATACCACATGCGCTACGCCGGAAACCTGATTGATCTGGGCCGTGCCGCAAGCACCCTGCGGGACCCCCAACTGATGCGGATGGTGGAACGGAAACTGCACGAACTCCAGAACGATCCCGCCACCCCAGAGGGCTTTGCCCACAGCGCGTTCGTTGGCGTCTCCCCCAATTTGTTCTGGCTGTACCAAACCGAGGCGGAGCTGCAACGGCGGCTGGATTCCATCCCCGAACTTGAAGAAAAAACACTCCCAAACCGGAAGACCGATCTGCGAATTCAGAAGATTGGCCTCTATCACGAAATCGGGCGCGTGGATGAGATACTTGCCGACGCGGACCGCTACCTTCCCCTGTTCCGCGAGCTTGGATTGCGGCCGGAGGTGATGAGCTGCCAGCTTGTGACGCTGAACGCCAACGCAATGCTTGGTGGCGACCTTGCCACCCTTGCCACGCAAGCCGAAGAAGTCTGCGCCAATTCTCCCCAGCCACTGAAAGCCCCGGGGCGCCAGCTTGCGGGATCCATCCTGATACGGACCGCGCTGCTCCGCGCCGAACACCAAGCGGCCCAGCAGCTGCGCGAACAGTTCGGGGTCAGCAACGACAGCCTTACCGTAACCCTTACCTACCTGCTGGATAACGATCCCATCAACGAAATTGAAGGAACCGCCACCAACCTGCGCGAGCCAATCGAGCTGCTTGCGCGATTGCAGCAGCAGGTGGCCGCCACCCCTGCCAACCTAGAAGCAATTCAGGAGCTTGCCGAAGCAATCGTGCGCCACCCGATACTGGCCATTGATGACTTGGTGGCAACCCATGTTCTGTTCCGGTTGATTGGCACCATGCCGCAGGAGTTCAAAGCCCTTCCCGACCGGCTGCGCCGCGCTCTTCACGACGGGCTGAAGCGTGCGGTGGACCACCTTGAGCGGCTGCGGCTTCCCGCCATGATTGCCCCGATGCTGAAGGAGTTCGGCCACGCGTTTAGCAAAGGGGAGCTTACCGCCCACCGGGCGCGGCTTGCCGCGCTGCAACGCGAGCGCGAGGCCGAGCAACTGGCCAGCAACGAGGCAGCCGAAACGCGGGTGAAAGTGATGATGTTTGGGACCATCACGGTGCAACGCCCGGGCGAAGAACCGGAGCGTATCCGTGGCGCGCAGCTTGCCACACTGCTGGGGCTGATGGCCGCAAACCAGATGCTTGCCCGCCCCCTTTCCCACCGTGAGTTTGTGGCGCTGGCAATCGGCAACGAGCGCGACCCCGACAAGGTGCGGAAGTCGCTGAACTTTGCGGTGTTCCGGCTGCGCGAGGTTGTTGGAAGCGAAGCCGTTGACACCACCGGAGAGATTCCCGAGCTGAACCGCGACGCGGTATGGATTGACATCGTGGAGGCCAACCAGCACCTGAAAGAAGCGACCCGAGCCTTGAAAGAAGGGGCGTTGCTGCGGGCGGTTCCGGCCATTGCCGCCGCGCTCCGCATTGGCAGCGGCCAGGTCCCTTTCCCCACACTCTATGATGAGTTCTTCGAGTCGGCACGGGAAGATTACGAGAACACCGTGCGGGAGACCTTAATCCGCGTGGCAACCTTGCTGGCAAAGGAAGGGGACCTGCCGAACGCCGAAGAATTATTGGAGCAAGCCTTTGGCGCGATGCCCGACGACGAAGAGATCGCCGAACTCTACCGCGACGTGCTTCTACGCCAGGGAAAACGAACCGAGGCCACGCGAGTAGAGATGAAATTAGCCGAGCAAGAAGAAGCGTAA
- a CDS encoding C40 family peptidase: MAAAIYQGSQKIAGDADYGPLQNDGTRQEGSDFNDYLGLDWAYGSTNDPAESGQINSLDCSGFMRMVWGYRHHGTGAANVADTIPMSLDPTASFTTLPRKSFQICDSAVGTMIIANSGGMVTNYAPLNVGDLVFFDADTSATDGSQIDHVGMYMGVDNGGKRRFISSRKSINGPTMGDYKGSSLLDKFVKKSGTNIYEPVLYTKAFRAARRL, encoded by the coding sequence ATGGCCGCAGCAATCTATCAAGGAAGTCAAAAAATTGCTGGCGATGCCGACTACGGCCCGCTGCAGAACGACGGCACGCGCCAAGAAGGTTCCGATTTCAACGACTACTTAGGCCTTGATTGGGCCTATGGTTCCACCAACGATCCCGCCGAAAGTGGCCAGATCAATTCCCTTGATTGCTCCGGCTTCATGCGGATGGTGTGGGGATACCGCCACCACGGAACCGGCGCGGCCAACGTTGCCGACACCATCCCGATGTCCTTGGACCCAACGGCCTCGTTCACAACGCTTCCGCGCAAGTCGTTCCAGATTTGTGATTCGGCGGTGGGGACAATGATTATCGCCAACAGCGGGGGCATGGTGACGAACTACGCACCGTTGAACGTTGGGGACCTTGTCTTCTTCGATGCCGACACCTCCGCCACCGACGGCTCACAAATTGACCATGTGGGGATGTACATGGGGGTTGATAACGGTGGCAAACGCCGGTTCATCAGTAGCCGCAAATCAATCAACGGGCCAACAATGGGGGATTACAAAGGGTCCTCGCTGCTGGACAAGTTTGTGAAGAAAAGCGGGACCAATATCTATGAACCGGTCCTGTACACCAAAGCCTTCCGCGCCGCACGCCGGTTGTAA